One region of Borreliella afzelii genomic DNA includes:
- a CDS encoding BlyA family holin: protein MDTIKITELLINLNEIKLIAVMIFVTVLVLGVLILLKPLLKDILFIVIGKFFRNGNGNNHGKKRD from the coding sequence ATGGATACTATTAAAATAACAGAACTTCTTATTAATCTAAATGAAATAAAACTCATAGCCGTAATGATTTTTGTAACAGTACTGGTTCTAGGGGTACTAATTCTTTTAAAACCGTTATTAAAAGACATACTATTTATAGTCATAGGTAAGTTTTTTAGAAATGGAAATGGCAATAATCATGGTAAAAAACGGGATTAA
- a CDS encoding BlyB family putative holin accessory protein, with translation MKLSKDNLELGLKSLSNLIDIFSKFEDEFDEAAHKGFFLVYELYSHYKLIYTANMERLESALTPTITKTLAPINEKINRCIDLVNSDEKNLKISNDLKFNQEGKPIYQGRNT, from the coding sequence ATGAAATTATCTAAAGATAATCTTGAGCTTGGACTTAAGTCTTTATCAAACCTTATTGATATATTTTCTAAATTTGAAGATGAATTTGATGAGGCTGCACACAAAGGATTCTTTTTGGTTTATGAGCTATATTCTCATTACAAATTAATCTATACAGCAAATATGGAAAGACTTGAGAGTGCATTAACCCCAACAATAACTAAAACACTCGCCCCAATAAATGAGAAAATCAATCGATGTATTGATCTAGTTAATTCTGATGAAAAAAATCTAAAAATATCTAATGATCTGAAATTCAATCAGGAAGGAAAACCTATCTATCAAGGGAGAAACACATAA
- a CDS encoding BlyB family putative holin accessory protein: MQNNTIGLGLNLLSSLTNIAKTDTNIDHNYINTFSKVIDFFYKTYMSTLKSMETAESTKILEEIQDILKYNIEIIEAISNNKSNKIISSLKAKRNKIMREYINILKRDENA; the protein is encoded by the coding sequence ATGCAAAATAACACTATTGGTTTAGGGCTTAATTTACTATCAAGCTTAACTAACATAGCTAAAACTGATACAAACATAGATCATAACTACATTAATACTTTTAGCAAGGTAATAGATTTTTTCTACAAAACATATATGAGCACACTAAAATCTATGGAAACAGCCGAATCAACAAAAATATTAGAAGAAATACAAGACATATTAAAATACAATATTGAGATAATAGAGGCTATTTCTAATAATAAAAGTAATAAAATTATCTCCTCATTAAAAGCAAAACGCAATAAAATCATGAGGGAATATATTAATATCCTTAAAAGGGATGAAAATGCTTAA
- a CDS encoding BBA14 family lipoprotein: MLKLVNYLLLTLLLCCNTIASLPDEPKPPIIQTLGSLAKYEAKLSDYVMYLITFLAKTKVKVNDPNYPEYTFPDLSTLKDEHSITSIKHNIKMLLEYIQKTKPIAQKVYNQYSLVKNVNYK; encoded by the coding sequence ATGCTTAAACTAGTAAACTACTTGTTACTTACTTTACTACTATGTTGCAATACTATTGCTAGTTTACCAGATGAACCAAAGCCACCAATTATTCAAACACTCGGCTCTTTAGCTAAATATGAGGCAAAATTATCAGATTATGTTATGTACCTTATAACATTCTTAGCTAAAACAAAAGTAAAAGTTAATGACCCAAATTATCCAGAATATACTTTTCCAGACTTATCAACACTAAAAGATGAACACTCTATAACTTCAATCAAACATAATATCAAAATGCTTTTGGAGTACATTCAAAAAACAAAACCCATAGCACAAAAAGTCTATAATCAATATTCCCTAGTTAAAAATGTAAATTACAAATAA